CTTCGGTGGAATACTAGTTAAGTGTGTTCTGTGATACCATCCACACAGCTCAGCTTAGCATGATTTGAAAACCTACCATTGCCATGCGACACCTGGGACACTGTGAGTCCTATGTGATCTTTGCCTGGATAACCTACCATATCAGGAAGAAAGGACTTGAATTCAGACTCTCTCAAATTCCAGTCGAGTAAATATATTGAGTTGGAAAATAACAGTCAACAACATATTGCTGTCTAGTGTTTTCTGACATCACAATCTGCAGTGGGCTCTAAGAATCAGAAGATAAAGCTAGAAAAGTAAAGAGGCTTTGAATTTGGTGGTGTTGGTGGGAATGTTATTAAACTAAACATTAAGTGTGGAGACAAAGGTAAAAAAACGAATGTTGAAGGGACATTGAGATGGCTCATTAGTAACGAAAGCcccctgctgacctgagttcaatccctggaccccCAAATGGTAGAAGGAGGACACTGACTCATGCAGGCTGTCAGCTGACCTCCTCGACATGCACCAcccaccataaataaataaaaatgtaatctaAAAATGAGCCTTGAAACTCAGATGGTTCTAAAAGTTGTTGCTACTAACAAAGAACAGGAATATcaaataagtatatttaaataagttttttaaattttattacaaaacACACTTATTGATTTCCTTATATCTTCATtccttgaaatatatatatatatacacacacatatatacaaaaatgtatatacatatatacatatatattgttgtaactaaatattcattgaatattgtgaagatttttatttctgtgtatagaAACCATTCCACATGGTCTTGGaatgtcaaatattttaaaatgatgttttgaGGTCAGAGGTGAATTTTACAGACCTGTGAAATTGCTTCCCAGACTGTAAACCAGTTAAAAGTTACAATATCTGTTGCTGGCCATGTTTTGTCCCCGTCCCGTTGGTCCTTCCATGCTGGAGACTGAATGCGAGACCCTGAGTAAATTAGGCAGGTGCTTTACCCTGGAGCTGCATTCCCAACCTTCCCTGCTGATTCTTAACCCGGTGTTTGGAGTGATCATCCACTGTCCTACAGAGACCAAAAATGTCCACTGCCAACTGAGCACTAGATTCCCAAACTTTATTTTAGGATTGCAAGCTATCTCCTGTCCTGGTCTGACCTCAagtacagtgtgtttaaaaataaactcacCTTCACAAACTGTCTTCATACTTCTCACcgtttatatttttttctccccaTCATCCCTAACAAATATGAGTCATCTTTGATGTCTGGGACCCTCATATTCTTGTATCCAGTTTAATATACTTTAGTCAAATAAACTCTTGCATTAATTTCTAAAATTCTCTCCTCAAGATTAATGAGAGCTAAATACAGTTTTATCCTGCCCTTCTTTTGTTCATGACCTCTTTGGAATTCTTTATGAGTGTGCTGGTGACCTCATTCATCAGAAATAAACCATTTTGAACACAGCATGAAATTACTGAACTCTTATCAGTCTTGCATTATAAAGCACACAGTGTTAACATACATAGTAATATAATGGTTCATTTGTAAGAATGCCTTCAGATGTAACATTGTTTTcctcatttcccattttttttttaaaactgtcttttctttttcttccccagaaCAGGTGGGATTGTTCCTCCAGTAGCTCAgcagcttcacagagaaaatattCAGCGAATAGTAGAAGAAACTCTTTCTGCCAGTAGAGTCTCTCCACAAGACCTCTCAGCGATTGCAACTACCATCAAACCAGGACTGGCCCTGAGCCTGGGCGTAGGCTTATCGTTCAGCTTACAGCTAGTCAACCGGTTTAAAAGGCCATTCATTCCGATCCATCACATGGAGGCTCACGCACTTACAATTAGGCTAACCAATGAAGTAGAATTTCCTTTTCTAGTTCTTTTGATTTCTGGAGGTCACTGTCTGCTGGCATTAGTCCGAGGTGTGTCAGACTTTCTGCTTCTCGGGAAGTCTTTGGACATAGCGCCAGGTGACATGCTGGACAAGGTACAGCTTCCTAAGTCATTTCTTTTGACTCTTTCAGTTGAATAGCAGTATACAAGCTACTCGCCTAGGGAATTCTGAACAATGCCTGATTAGActgaaaaactttttaaaaactactgcGAAAGGCTGGGTATGGGTAGCAGGGTAGAataaaattcaaggccaaccttggctagTTAATGAGTTTGAGGCAATCCTGAACCATGTAGcaaggtcttgtctcaaaaaagtgctggaatcctagcacttttAATTAGACTTTTAATCCTAGCTTTTGAGGCAGAGGCGtgtagatctccgtgagttcgagaccagcctagtctgtATACTGAGCTCCAAGAGTTgtaataacttttttttcttttagataggGTTCCATTCTGTAACCCATGCTGGACTCAAAACtcacagtgattctcctgccttagccttccatgtgctgggattacaagtaggAATTACCACTATGTCCATCTCAATTTTGTAATATTTAGCCATTTAATAAAATGGTAAGAATTTTACATCTGTATGTAAAAGCTCAGATACTTTGTAGTTATTGCTATATAGTTAGTCAAATACTTCTTGTGAAAGTGTTTGGGAAACTTGAGCACTGTAGCATGCTGCAAAGATATAAGGATATACAGTGATTAAGAGCAGGACAttgtacacgcctttaatcccagcacttgggaggcagaggcgggtggatcactatgagttcaaggtctgcttggtctacatagtaagttgtaGGCCAActggggctatatagtgagaccctgtgaagGAAAAGTAAAGATTAACATGGAATTCAGAATATAGTGCATAACTGCTAACATCACAACAGTTTTTCTTTGAGTAGTATGGAGCCTACTGCATATACAAAACAGCTGAAATGATGGAGAGAAAGAATGGGTCAGATTCTTATTTCCAAAGTTCACCTTTAAATAACCATCCTCAACTTCAGTTTTCTGACCCCAGTATAAGAGAGAAAAGCTAGGGTTGCAGCACTTAGACACTGTTCAGCTTCGAGAGAAGACTTGCCTGATTTCCTGAAATTAGCCATAGTCCATGTATtcactgaatatttttaaagtaatttttgaaTTCATTATCTTTATATCTTATGGCTTCAAAATGTGTAGCCTGTGACtcatttaagaatatattttttaatgtcacTTATTACATATATTGACGCTGATATTTTGACCCATCCCTTTATCCCTGATTAAAGCTAACTTGGTCATAGTGGGtaatctttttcttaattaacttgtgatcaaaatatagtgtatgaaaaaattttaaatgtttgtttttaacaggTGGCAAGAAGACTTTCTTTAATCAAACATCCAGAATATTCTACGATGAGTGGTGGAAAGGCTATAGAACATTTGGCCAAACAAGGAAATAGATTCCATTTTACTATTAATCCTCCCATGCAGAATGCTAAAAATTGCGATTTTTCTTTTACGGGACTTCAGCATGTTATCAATAAGCTAATAACAcgcaaggagaaagaagaaggcaTTGAGGAGGGGCAAATCCTGTCTTCAGCTGCAGACATTGCTGCTGTGGTGCAGCATACAACAGCACGCCACCTTGCGATGAGAACATATCGTGCTATTCTGTTTTGCAAGCAAAAGGATCTGTTACCTCCAGCTAATGCAGTATTAGTAAGCTTTGTCATCTCTCCTGCTAGTAATGGGACACTTTCCAGCACGTTACTGACCCCAGGAATCTAGTTGACTTTATTTGGATAAGTAGGTCATTGTGTCTCATAATGGACAATGTAGAACAATATAGAATAAAAGTGATGTATAACCATTGTGAAGGAAGACATAACATCTTTATGGAGCATCTCTATAGcctatgtagaaaaaaaaaaaatcccaggctACATTTTCTCTTTGAACTCTAAAGAGGGTTTACAATAAAGAAACCAGAATAACCCTTATGATTAGTATTTTTAGAGAAGGAGGCTGCTATCCTCCATCTTTTAATGAAACCCCATTAAATATGCTTACAAGACTTGATAATCTTCCTACTTAATAGGttttaaatctttgaaaattataaattaaggAAATGTCTAAATCTGGCAATTtgtaaaatcaaatattaaaaatgaatattaaagatAATGGTTTATTAAGAGCTGGGTAGCTCAATGATAAAAGTGCAAAATGCAGTCTAAAATACTGGTGTATTATGATTGCAAATGTTGCAGAGACactttctggtactatgaaaatattttaaatgctagcAATGAATACATGCTGGCTTAAAATTGTGATTATTATCTCCAAATTTTTATTCTGCAAATATATCACTAAATATATTAAGTGATATATTACTTAACCCCAATTAGTTTCTTGTTGGATAAagctgggtttttttcccccaagtttaGTAAGAGCTTGGTTCATATCCATGTGTAATAGCTGTTAATACTCCTCTTCCCAATTTTTTCAGGTTGTATCTGGAGGTGTTGCAAGTAACTTGTATATCCGAAGAGCATTGGAAATTGTAGCAGATGCAACACAATGCACTTTGTTGTGTCCTCCTCCAAGACTGTGCACTGATAATGGCGTTATGATTGCATGGTAATCCACAAGAGAATATGTGATTATTTGTAATCATGTAAATAGTCATTACCATCTTACCATACTAAATTTTCATCCTTTAGATCTTGAGGCTGTTGATCTTTGTttcaatgttttttattattattattattattattattattattattattattattactattatttaggAATGGGATTGAAAGATTACGTGCTGGCTTGGGCATTTTACATGATGTAGAAGACATCCGATATGAACCAAAGTACGTAGTACCATTTATCATATTTATACAAAttacattataaaagaaaaagaaagtctggAGTATGTTTTTGTATACGAAGTTTTTGTTGACATTCTGGTGGTACTTTAAGGAAAATGACTGGTATTCATGAATATACTTGAGAAATAGTTGATAAGAAATATTTCTGCTacaaaatcaaattataaaaattttagcAGGCCATATATGAACCATGGCCTATTTCTATAGGCCATGAATAATGGTGATGCATCATCTTATTTCTTACTAGAAAAGAACacttttcagggctggagagatggcttggtaatTAAAGAGTGCtccctgctcttacagagggcctgggttcttTTCTAGTATCTACATGGCAGCCAACAGCcaccctaactccagttctaggggattcaacaccctgacctccatgggctcctgaatgcatacatacatgcactcaggcacacatgcatacacataaaatatttttaataaaagaaaagccaTCTGCATGAGCTGTACTTTTGTATTGTCTAGTGTTGTCTAAGGATGGTTAGTGTGTTAGCAAACTTGAGGGAAACATCCAGATAACATTCAGATATGTTATACTGTGCTACAAGAATCAATGGGAATAAGCCAGAAGGCAGCTCTTCACTGTAAGCCTTATGTCCTCTCTCAAACCACAGTTCCAAGAGCAGTTTTTTAATTTGCTATCAAGTTCTGTTCAAGTTAGGGAATAATTTAGGACAATTACATTCCATAGCTTGGCATAATTATATTTGAACATTAtttcttctgatatttttcaCTTCTCAGCACCAGAGTTGTGCTTCAGGAACCACCGATTGTTGACATCACTTGTGAATGGCCAGAGTTGAGGGTAGTGTCTGGATCATTTACATCTCTGCTTATCAGATGATACTGGCTGGTCCAGTTGTGGCAGGGTCAGGGCTGGTGATAATGGCTTTATCCAGCTGGGGTCAGGTCAGAGTCTTAACCTTGAGCAGTATCATAGAAAATCAGGAATTTGAGGTTTCACTTTATTTACTAAGGAAGAATAGATAAAGTGGGTAGGAAGTGAAGAGCTCTCCAGTCTAGAAGACCAAGGGCAAGTTGAAAAAGACAGAGCAACTTGTGAACTCAGGGAAATCTAGGAAAgtgcaaacacaaacaaatgtaggCTTGACTTGATGTGTTTAGTGCTATTTCAGTTTTGACCTTTGTAAAAGATTATAACTATGgtatctttcattgttttttatgtttgattttaagggttatttttccatttgcttttttgttgtttgtttgagagttTGTGGAATACAAGTTTTTGTGTGTGCTTAAACAGACACACTACCATTGAACCTTTGAACTATATATCCCCAGCTTTCACTTTGTTTTAAACTTACTAATTTACAGTCCTTTGGAGCAGTAGAAATTGCAAATATACCTCAAATTGAGGTTTCTTATAAATGGGGTAGTGCCATGCATTGTCCTGTTTGTATCTGTGTTGGAATCCTCGTCACCTATGCCGACTCTCCATTACTTCCACCATTATCCAGACTCCAAACAGATAATATGCAAAAGTTGTGACAGGTTGTGAATCAAGCATAAAGTCATGTGGCCTCTGATTTTCATGCAGATGTCCTCTTGGAGTAGACATATCCAAAGAAGTTGCAGAAGCTGCCATAAAAGTACCACGATTAAAAATGACAATTTAATTGGTGATTATCAAAGGTCTCTACAGGTAATATCTCAAATAATAAGTTTTAAGTGTTTGGTAtcaaattatgtaaatatgttcaTTAGGCTTCAAGAATtttattatgcatgtgtgtatgcatattccTGGAgggtacatatgtgtgcaggGGCACCTGTGTGGGTGTACATGGTAGCAAGGAGTCATTCACAGTTCAGGTGTTACTCTCAGGAATGCTGTCAGCCTCCTTTGAGACCAGGCTTCTCCTTGTTTGGAGCTTTACCAGTTAGACTAGAGGAGATTGACCAGGGAGCCTTAGCAAGATGCTGTCCCTACCACCCTAGCATGGGATTATAAGTTTACACTGCCATCATGGTAGTTTTACATActttctggagattgaacttacATTCAAGTACATTACCTCCTGAGTTAACCCACCAGGCCcaagacttttaaaattcctttttttttatcttttcttctgaaAGATAATAACTGCATGTTACAgttttttgaaagagaatggctttTTTTATTGTCAAAAACCAGTGAAATCAAAGGATGAAGAACTTACTGATGTTGGcaggtgggggaaaaaaaatccttgagaGAAATACAGTGGTTCTTTTGATTCCTGGCCCTGTGTCATGGATCCTaaatcattttcccttttctcaggAGAGTAGAAGCTAGTTTTTGACCGCTACTACAGCAGACTGACTTCTTCAGTGAGAGCAGTTTTAAAGTCAAGCCAGGTCTCAGCTGTATCTAATCACAGACCCCTGAGTTATGACAATACTTGACCAACAGAATATGGACTTTACTGGTTAAGTAAGGTTTTAGGTGTCATGCTCTGAAGActatatgcttttaatttttgtctaATTGGGCCACATACTTTCacacccaatttttttttaaattgtatttactacgatgaaaataaatgagatgatAAAAGGTTTGTTTTAGGTAATTTTCTCTGAACCTTGGTATTGCAGATATTcctactggggctggagagagggctcagtggttaagatcgcttcttgttcttgcagaggaccccagcatccacatggcagctcccaagtgtacataactccagttccaatggatccagcatccttttctgacctcctagggcatcaggcatgcatgtggaacacaaacataaatgtaagcaaaacactcatacatgtaaaatttaaaaattgataatAAATCTTAATTTGTTTAAAGGAAGAATGTTGCTATGTCCACTGATTTTGCCACTGGATGTTTCTATATACTGGGCCAAGTTGTGTAGATGtgaccgtcttgttaaataagaaacacagagccaatgcagagaagaaagcccaagaggtcagagcaatagctaagagctaaaaaccttacccttcactgctgctgctgtcttctcagccaagagacctacatcctgtgtatctgtctttatatagagtttctgttctgccttctcagtggttgtaaacccaaccatatgacctcctcgtcactgtctgtctgtacagaccaggtgttctatggttggtatttgagattaaaggcgtgtgtctccatgctggctgtatccttgaacacacagagatctgcctagctctgcctcccaaatgctgggattaaaggtgtgcaccaccaccacccaacttctGCTACGGCTTGCTATTAGacctgacccccaggcaactttattaacatacaaataaaatcacatttcagtacaaataaaatatcaccataaagttGTTAATTTTGTGAACTTTCTAGTCTTTGGTAACATGTTTTATTGAAAAGCTAGAGAAGGTAAAGATAAAAATTTAGCATAGAAAAAACCTTTTTTCAGGTGCCTCACTTTATAGCATTCCAATAgtagaattacaggcatatactaCTATTTTTATCTAGAATGGAAACCTCTCTTATTTTAGTCCTATTTTAAGCTAGCTTCTCAGAAAGTTCCATAAGCAATTCTTTAGTTCAATTTATGATCACCTACTTTCTCCTAGAAATGGAGCAACTGGAAACAGCCATTACTTAAAATagctttttattctttgttgttaGTTTGCTGTTATTTAACAGGATTGGTAAAGAAGTAACAGGTAAAAGCAACAACTAGTTCAGGAATTCACATTTTACATTTGGATTTGCATTTTGTATATGTGATTATAAATTAACAAACTTTCATGTGACTACTACTGTCAGTACATATAAAGTATAGTACCAAAATTTATATTATGAATATACTCATAATCtatgttttgaaaatgttaaaagttGTTCCAAGTGCTATAATCATGCACGTATGTTAAAATTACTAATTACTTCATGATACAAGCAAGAAGAAAGTATAGCTAAAGAAAATGAGTGAATCCTAGACAGCAGCCATGTCTCTAATCCTTGAATACGAGGTTGGAATAAGGGAGCAACACTGAATTCTGTTGATCAACACATGCCAAATTTACTTTACAGTGAAGCAAAGGTAAATTAGCTTAGTGGGTCACTGAAACCAAATGggcatttgtttgttgttttgtattcttttgtttttaagacagtctcactctgtggcccaggcttgtCTAGGACTCACTAGATAGCtcacactggtcttgaactcttagcAAGCCTCCTACATGAACCTCCCACATCCTTGATTACAGCACACCTGGTAATGCTCAGTATGTCCTCGAGGCTTttcttgtatataatttttaaaagaaaacaatacaataataaaaattaatcttgaaGAGTTGAGGGTATCCTCCCCAGGTTCAGAGAGCTATGCCAGAGAGGAGGCACAAAGACTgcaagaaccagaggggatggatgactaAGGAAACAGTGGCCTCCAGACACAACAGACTGATGTACATATGCGCTTAGAGAGATGTGGCAGCATGCATGGGGCCTGCACAGGTTCGAGCCAGACAGAGTCCCAGTGCAGAGGGGAAGTGGGCATGAACTCACATCCCGAACCAAGAGGCTCTCGCCAACAGACAATCCACTTGCATAGGAAAAGTTAGAtttctccaatggagtttcaCTGGGTGTGttaaccacacttcagggtaggtaggccctgtgcccagcagtagatggtcaacacaaaacgGACTCAATGGCATATTTGTAGACTTTCTGTCTcatgttgctttgtttgggcatttttgtttgtttgttttgttttactggtcttttgcttgtatattgtggatccaattttatgtttttatgggtttgtgtgtgtgtttgtttcttgtgtttacttttttaaaagttctggtttgtttggagtttttgttgttatttgccTATTTGTTTCCTAATGAGAAAAAGGGTGTCGAGGTGGGTGGGAAGATCTGGAGGAGTTAGGGAGACTATGGTTAGACTATATTGTATTCAAAATTTTttcagcaaaataaatattttaaagagttgGCAGTGATTCTTCAGGAAAAATACTGTAAGTTGTCAGGATAGCAGAATAGTCTGGTTAAGCTAAGTTACTCAGGAAGTGCCTGTGGTTGTTTGTAAAATATCTAGAGCCAACCTGAGGCTACATCAAGGCTTGCTTGTTCATGCTAGAGGCTTAATAAT
This genomic window from Peromyscus leucopus breed LL Stock chromosome 13, UCI_PerLeu_2.1, whole genome shotgun sequence contains:
- the Osgepl1 gene encoding probable tRNA N6-adenosine threonylcarbamoyltransferase, mitochondrial isoform X2, encoding MLILSKTARVFSKPPKSNIFGLLRSFSVCPRRLFCHKLVLGIETSCDDTAAAVVDEAGHVLGEAMHSQTEVHLKTGGIVPPVAQQLHRENIQRIVEETLSASRVSPQDLSAIATTIKPGLALSLGVGLSFSLQLVNRFKRPFIPIHHMEAHALTIRLTNEVEFPFLVLLISGGHCLLALVRGVSDFLLLGKSLDIAPGDMLDKVARRLSLIKHPEYSTMSGGKAIEHLAKQGNRFHFTINPPMQNAKNCDFSFTGLQHVINKLITRKEKEEGIEEGQILSSAADIAAVVQHTTARHLAMRTYRAILFCKQKDLLPPANAVLVVSGGVASNLYIRRALEIVADATQCTLLCPPPRLCTDNGVMIA
- the Osgepl1 gene encoding probable tRNA N6-adenosine threonylcarbamoyltransferase, mitochondrial isoform X1 is translated as MLILSKTARVFSKPPKSNIFGLLRSFSVCPRRLFCHKLVLGIETSCDDTAAAVVDEAGHVLGEAMHSQTEVHLKTGGIVPPVAQQLHRENIQRIVEETLSASRVSPQDLSAIATTIKPGLALSLGVGLSFSLQLVNRFKRPFIPIHHMEAHALTIRLTNEVEFPFLVLLISGGHCLLALVRGVSDFLLLGKSLDIAPGDMLDKVARRLSLIKHPEYSTMSGGKAIEHLAKQGNRFHFTINPPMQNAKNCDFSFTGLQHVINKLITRKEKEEGIEEGQILSSAADIAAVVQHTTARHLAMRTYRAILFCKQKDLLPPANAVLVVSGGVASNLYIRRALEIVADATQCTLLCPPPRLCTDNGVMIAWNGIERLRAGLGILHDVEDIRYEPKCPLGVDISKEVAEAAIKVPRLKMTI